Proteins co-encoded in one Pocillopora verrucosa isolate sample1 chromosome 1, ASM3666991v2, whole genome shotgun sequence genomic window:
- the LOC131771702 gene encoding uncharacterized protein isoform X2 has product MQQESQGKRHSPRKRGADLSGDPDQFASNADSSYVSGKRHKEGVVSNDDLQTLGKAIGVKWDRLARRLPGITEDDIEEIEDSHRTLSQRGFHMLKLWKTNNGEAADYKTLHDALVHNMVQRKDLAEKYCFE; this is encoded by the exons ATGCAACAAGAGTCCCAAGGCAAAAGGCATTCACCTCGAAAGCGAGGGGCCG ACCTTTCTGGGGATCCAGACCAGTTTGCATCAAATGCAGATTCTTCATACGTATCTGGGAAGCGACACAAAG AGGGAGTAGTAAGTAATGATGACCTTCAAACACTTGGCAAAGCTATTGGTGTCAAGTGGGATCGACTGGCACGTCGACTACCTGGAATTACAGAAGATGACATAGAAGAAATTGAAGACAGCCATAGGACTTTGTCTCAAAGAGGATTTCATATGCTGAAACTgtggaaaacaaacaatggggAAGCTGCAGACTATAAGACTTTACATGATGCATTAGTCCATAATATGGTACAGCGGAAAGACTTAGCAGAAAAGTATTGTTTTGAATGA
- the LOC131771702 gene encoding uncharacterized protein isoform X1, producing MQQESQGKRHSPRKRGAECVEEIDQESQGKRHSPQKRGAGFTDLSGDPDQFASNADSSYVSGKRHKEGVVSNDDLQTLGKAIGVKWDRLARRLPGITEDDIEEIEDSHRTLSQRGFHMLKLWKTNNGEAADYKTLHDALVHNMVQRKDLAEKYCFE from the exons ATGCAACAAGAGTCCCAAGGCAAAAGGCATTCACCTCGAAAGCGAGGGGCCG AATGTGTTGAGGAAATTGATCAGGAGTCCCAAGGCAAAAGGCATTCACCTCAAAAGCGAGGGGCTGGTTTTACTG ACCTTTCTGGGGATCCAGACCAGTTTGCATCAAATGCAGATTCTTCATACGTATCTGGGAAGCGACACAAAG AGGGAGTAGTAAGTAATGATGACCTTCAAACACTTGGCAAAGCTATTGGTGTCAAGTGGGATCGACTGGCACGTCGACTACCTGGAATTACAGAAGATGACATAGAAGAAATTGAAGACAGCCATAGGACTTTGTCTCAAAGAGGATTTCATATGCTGAAACTgtggaaaacaaacaatggggAAGCTGCAGACTATAAGACTTTACATGATGCATTAGTCCATAATATGGTACAGCGGAAAGACTTAGCAGAAAAGTATTGTTTTGAATGA